CATCGAAAGCATCATCGGACTTGACACAAGCACGAGTTGCCGTTGCACTTTGACGCGAACGCTGCAATACAAACAATGTGACGTAATATTGAGTGCCTATAGTGGAAATTATTTCGCCATGATGAGGTATAACTTCATTCTTGTAGATTTAAGGTTATATGAATACTTTGAATTGTATTTCAACATTACGCCAATACGTCCTTAGAGGAGGAATACCTGCTACTGCCCCCTTGTAGGCATTCAAAACTGGGTCGGATCGAACAATAGGCCTAGTCCAAGCTGCTGCTACCAGAGGGAAAATAACGCACGAGATAAATGTTGTGATGGGATGCAATAATTTGATAAGTTAATTAGCCGAAGTGTGTGGTATGTCAAGGGTTCGGTAACTTATGTGATTAAAGCTTATTTTCACAAGTTCCTACCTTTGATTCTTTCTTATAGCTCAGTAAAGTGGCGGTGTCATACTCGTCACGGTTGTTAATACCGAAAACTTGAGCAGCTCCCAGCATCCCGATGACACGTCGCTCTGTAACGGTCAGAGAATCGCTCTTGGGACTCCTCGGGACATTACCGGTCTTGCCATCCCTTGTCCGATCCTCGTTGGCTTTTTTCTTGGCACGCACTTTAATATCGTCCCACTTCTTTTTTACTTCCTCCACAGTTCGTAGACACAAACTGATGGCATTTAACTTCCTAGATATTTCCAACCACacatctttttttcttttaaggGTGACTTGGTCACTGAATTTCGATGAAATGATACGGTAGTTGTCCTCCACCAACTCGATTAGTCGATTAGTTTCGTTGGGAGTAAAGTTTTTCTTTCTCGTCCTCTTTGGCTCCGACATCGTCACGGCTTCAGAACCTCTGCAAACTTCTGGCCAGTGTATTAAAACGCATGCCGAAACACTGATGAATAAGGAAATAAGATCTTATGTAAGAGGAATATTTGTCCCATTGCTATCCATTGATTATGCCTATGTTATTATTATATAGGCCCTTCACAAAATTAGGTGCAGGTATGACGGGTTTAATAGCCGCAGCCATTCACATTTTTTTGTTGAGTTGCGGTCATTGCGCAATTTACGGATCCTCACATGGAGTCGTTACGGGATGTTTTGTGAATACCCTTAACCAACATTTCACGGTCCCGCAATGCCACCGTAAGGCCCTATTTGCGGTACCGTAGCTCAAAAATTTGGGGAAGCTTCGTGAATAAGGACCCAGGACCGCAGAGTGGAGACGTGTCCTTGCACAACTACTGACGTACAAAAACACGTCATGTTGTCGCAGTGAGTGAGTATCAAGTGAGTGTGTAGTTATCTATTAAATTGATGGCGGAAAGATTAACTAACTGATGATGGTTGTTTTTAACGGATGATATTTATGTCTTTCTGGAGGCAATGTCAAACTAAAGACACTATTCATCAAAACAAAGGGCGCTCAATGGGCTTTGGCTAATGTTGGATGAAAAGGTGTAGAGAGAACAGAGTATGGATCGAGTGACTCCGTAGGCTACTTGATGATTGTGAGAGCTGAGAGTTAAGGATTCATTCCGAAGATACCAGTAAACCATTCATTGTGAACTCTGCatggtttatctccaatatGAATTCATCCTTCATGGACCAcattcatttgatttcacatgaatggtttatcaccggGATGAATTCATATCCTTAACATCCTTTAGA
This is a stretch of genomic DNA from Lineus longissimus chromosome 2, tnLinLong1.2, whole genome shotgun sequence. It encodes these proteins:
- the LOC135482912 gene encoding nuclear apoptosis-inducing factor 1-like; translation: MSEPKRTRKKNFTPNETNRLIELVEDNYRIISSKFSDQVTLKRKKDVWLEISRKLNAISLCLRTVEEVKKKWDDIKVRAKKKANEDRTRDGKTGNVPRSPKSDSLTVTERRVIGMLGAAQVFGINNRDEYDTATLLSYKKESKRSRQSATATRACVKSDDAFDELETPTQTFGNYSDFDEPADSQDEDFRVEKSPPKKTPRVSPTTSNSKSAGKKSVTDMMLDVETRWLDVDKRGLQVEEKTLTTLEQLVDIEKKKFGTDDSPTIYQQCS